The proteins below come from a single Comamonas antarctica genomic window:
- a CDS encoding bifunctional adenosylcobinamide kinase/adenosylcobinamide-phosphate guanylyltransferase has product MSAARSELILGGQKSGKSRRAEELARAWMTQSPAHSAWLLATGRAYDAEMQARITRHRHDRAERVPGMRTAEVPLDLAAALRLHSQPGCLVVIDCLTMWLTNWMMPMPDAPAPAQDWPAQRTAFLAALAQAPGPVVIVGNEIGLGVIPLGREVRAFVDALGALNQQVAAACSHATLMCAGLPLVLKAGQ; this is encoded by the coding sequence ATGAGCGCAGCCCGCAGTGAACTGATCCTGGGCGGCCAGAAAAGCGGCAAGTCGCGGCGGGCCGAGGAGCTGGCGCGGGCATGGATGACGCAGTCGCCCGCGCACAGCGCCTGGCTGCTCGCGACGGGCCGCGCCTACGATGCCGAGATGCAGGCCCGGATCACGCGCCATCGGCACGACCGCGCCGAGCGCGTGCCCGGCATGCGCACGGCCGAGGTACCGCTCGATCTCGCGGCGGCATTGCGCCTGCACAGCCAGCCCGGTTGCCTGGTGGTCATCGACTGCCTCACGATGTGGCTCACCAACTGGATGATGCCCATGCCAGACGCGCCAGCCCCGGCCCAGGACTGGCCAGCGCAGCGCACGGCGTTCCTGGCCGCGCTGGCGCAGGCGCCCGGGCCGGTGGTGATCGTCGGCAATGAGATCGGCCTGGGCGTGATTCCGCTGGGCCGCGAAGTGCGCGCCTTTGTCGATGCGCTGGGCGCGCTCAACCAGCAGGTGGCTGCGGCCTGCAGCCATGCAACGCTGATGTGTGCGGGCTTGCCGCTCGTGTTGAAGGCGGGCCAATGA
- a CDS encoding cobyrinate a,c-diamide synthase produces MDFHALNSIRCPALLITAPASGQGKTTLTAALARLHARAGRRVQVFKCGPDYLDPHWHQLASGAPVHSLDLWMTGEADVRARLHAAALRADLILIEGVMGLFDGQPSAADLARLLDIPVLAVIDASGMSATLGAVAFGLQHFQPGLRWAGVLANRVASARHAQLLQGGVHADSRWLGAVQRIAADAGTAALLPQRHLGLVAAQELGDGLQRLDAAADALAQTPLGQRSWEDWQEWSVSFAPPAPASAAADAPEAMGPWLAGRTIAVARDAAFSFIYPANLDCLQAMGAQLRFFSPLAGERLPDCDALWLPGGYPELHAARLAAQTGLRSDLLAHWQAGKAIWAECGGMLALCEGIAASDGQYTPLWGLMPGKAQMQKRLAGLGMQQLPTPWGTLRGHSFHYARLDSSAPVAGRSARPNADAADAGGEWLYRHGSLHASFFHAWFASHPRAIAALLGAHEASQEGA; encoded by the coding sequence ATGGACTTCCACGCCTTGAATTCCATACGCTGCCCGGCGCTGCTGATCACCGCACCGGCCTCGGGCCAGGGCAAGACCACGCTCACGGCCGCGCTGGCGCGGCTGCACGCGCGCGCCGGCCGGCGCGTGCAGGTGTTCAAATGCGGGCCCGACTATCTCGACCCGCATTGGCATCAGCTGGCCAGCGGCGCGCCGGTGCATTCGCTGGACCTGTGGATGACGGGCGAAGCGGACGTGCGTGCGCGGCTGCATGCGGCGGCGTTGCGCGCCGACCTGATATTGATCGAGGGCGTGATGGGCCTGTTCGACGGCCAGCCAAGCGCCGCCGACCTGGCGCGGCTGCTGGATATTCCCGTGCTCGCGGTGATCGACGCCTCGGGCATGTCGGCCACGCTGGGCGCGGTGGCTTTCGGCCTGCAGCACTTCCAGCCTGGATTGCGCTGGGCCGGCGTGCTGGCCAACCGTGTGGCCAGCGCGCGCCATGCGCAGCTGCTGCAGGGCGGAGTACACGCCGACAGCCGCTGGCTGGGCGCGGTGCAGCGCATCGCCGCCGATGCGGGCACGGCCGCGCTGCTGCCGCAACGCCATCTGGGGCTGGTCGCGGCGCAGGAACTCGGTGACGGCCTGCAGCGGCTCGACGCGGCCGCCGATGCGCTGGCGCAGACGCCGCTGGGCCAGCGCAGCTGGGAGGACTGGCAGGAATGGAGCGTGTCATTTGCACCGCCCGCCCCAGCGTCGGCAGCGGCTGATGCGCCCGAAGCAATGGGGCCGTGGCTTGCGGGCCGCACCATTGCCGTGGCGCGCGACGCGGCCTTCAGTTTCATCTATCCCGCCAACCTCGACTGCCTGCAGGCCATGGGCGCGCAGCTGCGCTTTTTCTCGCCGCTCGCCGGCGAGCGGCTGCCCGACTGCGATGCGCTGTGGCTGCCTGGCGGTTATCCCGAACTGCACGCCGCGCGGCTGGCGGCGCAGACCGGCTTGCGGTCCGACCTGCTGGCCCACTGGCAGGCGGGCAAGGCGATCTGGGCCGAATGCGGCGGCATGCTGGCGCTGTGCGAAGGCATTGCCGCGAGCGACGGCCAGTACACGCCCCTGTGGGGCCTGATGCCCGGCAAGGCGCAGATGCAAAAGCGCCTCGCCGGCCTGGGCATGCAGCAGCTGCCCACGCCCTGGGGCACGCTGCGCGGCCATAGCTTCCACTACGCCCGGCTCGACAGCTCCGCGCCCGTGGCCGGGCGCAGCGCGCGTCCCAATGCCGATGCGGCCGATGCTGGCGGTGAATGGCTGTACCGGCATGGCAGCCTGCACGCGAGTTTTTTCCATGCCTGGTTTGCGTCGCATCCGCGCGCCATTGCCGCGCTGCTGGGCGCGCACGAAGCATCGCAGGAGGGCGCATGA